One genomic window of Microbacterium sp. BH-3-3-3 includes the following:
- a CDS encoding extracellular solute-binding protein: protein MNPKVLRIAAAVATAGIAVGALAGCSGGTAGTGGDAASGTYTWWDPYPQHAEDSDWAKRVQDCGTQAGVTIQRTAYDTTALTNQALLSAQDGTSPDVILIDNPAVSTLADTGMLSTTDDLGLDTSAIDENLLAAGVLDGKTYGIPIGANTLALYYNADVLSAAGVDPASITDWDALDAALAKVSAAGKKGITFSGINTEEGSFQFLPWFWGAGADLTDLSSPEAVEAVTLWKDWLDKGYAPNSVITNSQNTVWEEFLTGDFAFAENGTWQVDSAAKAPFASGVIELPAKDGGAAPAPTGGEFIVAPVQKDTARYETTRKIIECMTTPEGFVDTANTFAYYIPPTAEGQKDLLAENPDLETWVSAVQAAKGRTSDNLGTDYPLISEQLWTAVQNVLSGAQTPQQALDAAQSAAQSATGK from the coding sequence ATGAACCCCAAGGTCCTGCGCATCGCCGCAGCCGTCGCCACGGCCGGCATCGCCGTCGGCGCTCTCGCCGGATGTTCCGGCGGCACCGCCGGCACCGGTGGCGACGCCGCGAGCGGCACCTACACCTGGTGGGATCCGTACCCGCAGCACGCCGAGGACTCGGACTGGGCGAAGCGCGTCCAGGACTGCGGCACGCAGGCCGGCGTCACCATCCAGCGGACCGCCTACGACACCACCGCCCTCACCAACCAGGCGCTGCTCTCGGCCCAGGACGGCACGTCGCCCGACGTCATCCTCATCGACAACCCCGCGGTGTCCACTCTCGCCGACACCGGAATGCTCTCGACCACCGACGACCTCGGTCTCGACACCTCCGCCATCGACGAGAACCTGCTGGCCGCCGGCGTCCTCGACGGCAAGACGTACGGCATCCCCATCGGCGCCAACACCCTCGCGCTGTACTACAACGCCGACGTCCTCTCGGCAGCCGGAGTCGACCCGGCCTCCATCACGGACTGGGATGCCCTCGACGCCGCCCTGGCGAAGGTGTCGGCCGCGGGCAAGAAGGGCATCACCTTCTCGGGCATCAACACCGAAGAGGGCTCGTTCCAGTTCCTGCCGTGGTTCTGGGGCGCAGGCGCCGACCTCACCGACCTCTCATCGCCCGAAGCCGTGGAGGCGGTGACCCTGTGGAAGGACTGGCTCGACAAGGGCTACGCCCCCAACTCGGTCATCACCAACTCGCAGAACACGGTGTGGGAGGAGTTCCTCACCGGTGACTTCGCCTTCGCCGAGAACGGCACCTGGCAGGTCGACAGCGCCGCGAAGGCCCCCTTCGCGAGCGGCGTCATCGAGCTGCCCGCCAAGGACGGCGGCGCCGCTCCCGCTCCCACCGGCGGCGAGTTCATCGTCGCTCCGGTGCAGAAGGACACCGCGCGCTACGAGACCACGCGCAAGATCATCGAGTGCATGACGACGCCCGAGGGCTTCGTCGACACCGCCAACACCTTCGCGTACTACATCCCGCCCACCGCAGAGGGCCAGAAGGACCTCCTGGCCGAGAACCCCGACCTCGAGACGTGGGTCTCCGCGGTGCAGGCGGCGAAGGGCCGCACGAGCGACAACCTCGGCACCGACTACCCGCTCATCTCCGAGCAGCTGTGGACCGCCGTGCAGAACGTCCTCTCGGGTGCGCAGACGCCCCAGCAGGCCCTCGACGCCGCCCAGTCCGCGGCGCAGTCGGCGACCGGCAAATAA
- a CDS encoding carbohydrate ABC transporter permease, which yields MSFPTLREHPRASDDTVAVTVPAAGRRRRARLEGSPWVAAAFAAPLVIYLVVFYLWPLVRSIDLSIHDYTVRAFVQGDAAFVGLDNYIAVISSPTFGPALANTAIFVVVSLVFQYAIGLGLAVFFRSHFPLSGLLRGLFLVPWLLPLIVSGSTWSWMLNSDNGIINSVLGAFGIGQINWLTSPDTAMTAVVIANIWLGIPFNLVILYSGLQNIPTDLYEAASLDGAGPWRQFWSITFPLLRPVSAITLLLGLVYTLKVVDIIWIMTRGGPADATTTLAIWSYREAFGTGQPDLSPAAAVGNVLIVIALVFGLVYLRAQRRQENS from the coding sequence ATGTCGTTCCCGACCCTGCGCGAGCACCCCCGCGCGTCTGACGACACCGTCGCGGTGACCGTGCCCGCCGCCGGGCGTCGTCGTCGCGCCCGTCTCGAGGGATCCCCCTGGGTAGCGGCGGCGTTCGCCGCCCCGCTCGTGATCTACCTCGTCGTGTTCTACCTGTGGCCGCTCGTGCGCAGCATCGACCTCAGCATCCACGACTACACCGTGCGGGCCTTCGTGCAAGGCGATGCCGCCTTCGTCGGCCTGGACAACTACATCGCCGTCATCTCCTCGCCCACGTTCGGGCCCGCTCTCGCCAACACCGCGATCTTCGTCGTGGTGTCGCTCGTCTTCCAGTACGCGATCGGGCTGGGGCTCGCCGTCTTCTTCCGCTCCCACTTCCCCCTGAGCGGTCTTCTGCGCGGGCTCTTCCTCGTTCCGTGGCTCCTGCCCCTGATCGTCTCGGGATCCACCTGGTCGTGGATGCTGAACAGCGACAACGGCATCATCAACTCCGTCCTCGGGGCGTTCGGGATCGGTCAGATCAACTGGCTGACGTCGCCCGACACCGCCATGACGGCAGTGGTCATCGCGAACATCTGGCTCGGCATCCCCTTCAACCTCGTCATCCTCTACTCCGGGCTGCAGAACATCCCGACCGACCTCTACGAGGCCGCCTCGCTCGACGGCGCGGGCCCGTGGCGGCAGTTCTGGAGCATCACCTTCCCGCTTCTGCGCCCGGTGTCGGCGATCACGCTCCTGCTGGGCCTCGTCTACACCCTCAAGGTGGTCGACATCATCTGGATCATGACCCGGGGCGGCCCCGCCGACGCGACCACGACCCTCGCCATCTGGTCGTACCGGGAGGCTTTCGGCACCGGCCAGCCCGACCTGTCGCCCGCTGCCGCGGTCGGCAACGTCCTCATCGTCATCGCCCTCGTCTTCGGCCTCGTGTACCTGCGGGCCCAGCGTCGCCAGGAGAACTCATGA
- a CDS encoding carbohydrate ABC transporter permease has translation MTARRSWWKTGLGLIFTALMLFPVYWMLNVSFTKTSNLRDSPPQVFPFDPTIEGYTAVLSQQLPNLGTSLVIGLGCVVVTVVIAAPAAYALALLNLRGGRTLNFVLLVAQMIPAVVMAMGFYAIYARAGLLNSVPGLILADSTVAVPFGVLLFTAFMGGLPRELLQAARIDGAGSWRTFVSVVLPLSRNSVLTVALFSFLWAWSDFIFASTLARNSAFKPITLGIYAYIGNNTTQWNAIMATAAVASIPAAILLVVAQRYVAAGVTAGAVKD, from the coding sequence ATGACCGCCCGCCGTTCGTGGTGGAAGACGGGCCTCGGCCTGATCTTCACCGCCCTGATGCTCTTCCCCGTCTACTGGATGCTGAACGTCTCGTTCACGAAGACGAGCAACCTGCGCGACAGCCCGCCCCAGGTGTTCCCCTTCGACCCGACCATCGAGGGCTACACCGCGGTCCTCAGCCAGCAGCTCCCCAACCTCGGGACGAGCCTGGTGATCGGCCTCGGGTGCGTCGTCGTGACCGTCGTCATCGCCGCCCCCGCGGCGTACGCCCTCGCCCTGCTCAACCTGCGCGGGGGCCGCACCCTGAACTTCGTGCTCCTGGTCGCGCAGATGATCCCCGCGGTCGTGATGGCGATGGGCTTCTACGCCATCTACGCACGCGCCGGACTGCTCAACAGCGTGCCCGGGCTCATCCTCGCCGACTCCACCGTGGCGGTGCCCTTCGGGGTGCTGCTGTTCACCGCGTTCATGGGCGGCCTCCCCCGGGAGCTGCTGCAGGCCGCACGCATCGACGGCGCCGGATCGTGGCGCACGTTCGTGTCGGTCGTGCTGCCCCTAAGCCGCAACTCGGTGTTGACCGTCGCCCTGTTCTCGTTCCTGTGGGCGTGGTCGGACTTCATCTTCGCCTCCACCCTGGCCCGCAACTCCGCGTTCAAGCCGATCACGCTCGGCATCTACGCCTACATCGGCAACAACACCACGCAGTGGAACGCCATCATGGCGACCGCCGCGGTGGCATCCATTCCGGCGGCGATCCTGCTCGTCGTCGCCCAGCGTTACGTGGCCGCGGGCGTGACCGCCGGCGCCGTGAAGGACTGA
- a CDS encoding beta-L-arabinofuranosidase domain-containing protein gives MVLHNPLTTRPRVQAVPVVPATSRLRGVDVGALRMDADGFWGRRQAVNAAATLAHCLEWMERLGWLANFDRVARSEALEERTGWVFSDSEVYKLLEAMAWELGRQPDEALEVTFSALVDRVAHAQDADGYLGTAFGHRGQAPRYSDLSMGHELYNMGHLLQAAVARARAGHPDDALVEVARRAADHICREFGADARDGVCGHAEIEVALAEAGRAFGERRYLEQARVFLARRGHGTLPVPPLQSAEYFQDDVPVRDASVLRGHAVRALYLSAGAVDIAVDTGDTDLLAALERQWENTVARRTYLTGGMGSRHQDEGFGDDWELPADRAYCETCAGVASIMFAWRLFLHTGDVRYPDLIERTLFNVVATSPSPDGRAFFYANPLHQREAGEPAADGVNPRAEGGVRAPWFEVSCCPTNVARTLASLAAYTVALDDDGIVLLQYAAGELHAGGWRLRLETRYPDEDRVRISIDDVPAEGARLRLRIPSWADAASVAIGDAPARPAAPGWYDIVDVSPGAVVTLTLPRSPRLVFPDGRIDGVRGTAAVQRGPLVLCLESVDLPHGVALESVRLVPRAPEAEADGARASAVIVEQTPSGDPLPFGGQPDAGIVTRSATVTLVPYHRWAQRGPSRMRVFVPLAPPPGDAH, from the coding sequence GTGGTTCTGCACAATCCCCTCACCACCCGACCACGAGTACAGGCGGTCCCCGTCGTGCCGGCCACCTCCCGCCTGCGGGGTGTCGACGTCGGAGCCCTCCGCATGGATGCCGACGGCTTCTGGGGACGCCGGCAAGCGGTCAATGCCGCCGCGACCCTCGCCCACTGCCTTGAGTGGATGGAACGACTGGGATGGCTGGCCAACTTCGACCGCGTCGCCCGGAGCGAGGCGCTCGAGGAGCGCACCGGATGGGTGTTCTCGGACTCCGAGGTCTACAAGCTGCTCGAAGCGATGGCGTGGGAACTCGGTCGACAGCCCGACGAGGCGCTCGAGGTCACGTTCTCGGCCCTCGTGGACCGGGTCGCGCACGCTCAGGATGCCGACGGATACCTCGGTACGGCCTTCGGCCACCGCGGGCAGGCACCGCGCTACAGCGACCTGTCCATGGGGCACGAGCTCTACAACATGGGCCACCTCCTGCAGGCGGCGGTCGCCCGAGCGCGCGCCGGTCATCCCGACGACGCCCTCGTCGAGGTGGCGCGACGCGCCGCCGACCACATCTGTCGCGAGTTCGGCGCGGACGCACGCGACGGCGTGTGCGGACACGCCGAGATCGAGGTGGCGCTCGCCGAAGCGGGGCGCGCGTTCGGCGAGCGTCGCTACCTCGAGCAGGCGCGCGTGTTCCTGGCGCGCCGGGGACACGGCACCCTGCCCGTTCCTCCCCTGCAGTCGGCCGAGTACTTCCAGGACGACGTCCCCGTCCGCGACGCCTCGGTGCTCAGAGGGCACGCCGTGCGCGCTCTCTACCTGTCGGCGGGCGCGGTGGACATCGCCGTGGACACCGGCGACACCGACCTGCTGGCGGCTCTGGAGCGGCAGTGGGAGAACACCGTGGCCCGGCGCACCTACCTCACCGGAGGGATGGGGTCGCGCCACCAGGACGAGGGGTTCGGCGACGACTGGGAACTCCCCGCCGACCGCGCCTATTGCGAGACGTGCGCGGGAGTCGCCTCGATCATGTTCGCGTGGCGCCTCTTCCTCCACACCGGCGATGTGCGCTACCCCGACCTGATCGAGCGCACGCTCTTCAACGTCGTGGCGACCTCGCCCAGCCCGGACGGCCGCGCGTTCTTCTACGCCAACCCGCTGCACCAGCGCGAGGCCGGCGAGCCCGCCGCCGACGGGGTCAACCCGCGGGCCGAGGGCGGGGTGCGGGCACCGTGGTTCGAGGTGTCGTGCTGCCCCACCAACGTCGCCCGGACGCTCGCGTCGCTCGCGGCGTACACGGTCGCCCTCGACGACGACGGGATCGTGCTGCTGCAGTACGCCGCGGGAGAGCTGCACGCGGGAGGGTGGCGTCTGCGTCTCGAGACCCGCTACCCCGATGAGGATCGCGTGCGGATCAGCATTGACGACGTGCCCGCCGAGGGGGCCCGGCTGCGCCTGCGCATCCCCTCGTGGGCCGATGCAGCGTCCGTCGCGATCGGGGACGCCCCGGCTCGCCCGGCCGCCCCCGGCTGGTACGACATCGTCGACGTCTCGCCCGGCGCCGTCGTGACGCTGACCCTGCCGCGATCGCCGCGACTGGTCTTCCCCGATGGACGCATCGACGGTGTCCGAGGCACCGCGGCGGTCCAGCGGGGGCCGCTCGTGCTCTGCCTGGAGTCGGTCGATCTGCCGCACGGCGTCGCTTTGGAGAGCGTGCGCCTCGTGCCGCGCGCACCGGAGGCGGAAGCCGACGGCGCCCGCGCGTCGGCGGTGATCGTCGAGCAGACACCCTCCGGCGACCCTCTGCCCTTCGGAGGTCAGCCGGATGCCGGGATCGTCACGCGCTCGGCGACGGTGACGCTCGTTCCGTACCACCGCTGGGCGCAGCGCGGACCCTCGCGGATGCGGGTCTTCGTCCCGCTGGCGCCTCCCCCCGGCGACGCGCACTGA
- a CDS encoding amidohydrolase family protein, with amino-acid sequence MSLLVINARLITVPAGTDDPGYIERGFLLVTDGRIAAIGAGDPDPGVTADEILDVDGKFVAPGFVSSHSHLFTSGSRGLGVDQTLYGWCTSMFSVLNNASPDQIYWATLHGSLDFLANGVTTAYNFTDPLLPWEPMVEGKRSDGGGQLRDQSWHTRQADGCHDAGLRFVDSIALDATVGTDDEIFARFEASLDHVLAMDPDLALGASIMGQVQWSTRPDAAEIEVAVMDRFGVTNQAHFLETYEAIEHQQTKFQLYKNAGALRPGMMFGHFIQTTPEIIQDAAAGGASMSWQPASNGRLASGIAHVPEMLDLGMKVGMGLDDQACTDVADPWQNMRMGMFMQRARTHDPLSMMPERVLRLHTLGGAEIMGVDDRVGSLEVGKFADFVVVDPRTPDIGPLWNPVRSYVLACGLRNLQQVYVGGKLVNDRGVSTNPLAAEASRVLHEELPALADEYGVIL; translated from the coding sequence ATGTCGCTTCTGGTCATCAACGCACGGCTCATCACGGTTCCCGCGGGCACCGACGACCCCGGTTACATCGAGCGGGGCTTCCTGCTCGTCACCGACGGCCGCATCGCGGCGATCGGCGCTGGCGACCCCGATCCGGGCGTCACCGCCGACGAGATCCTCGACGTCGACGGCAAGTTCGTCGCTCCCGGGTTCGTCTCGTCGCACAGCCACCTCTTCACGAGCGGCTCGCGCGGACTCGGCGTCGACCAGACGCTCTACGGCTGGTGCACCTCGATGTTCAGCGTGCTGAACAACGCCTCACCCGACCAGATCTACTGGGCGACGCTGCACGGCTCGCTCGACTTCCTCGCGAACGGCGTCACCACGGCGTACAACTTCACCGACCCGCTCCTGCCCTGGGAGCCGATGGTCGAGGGCAAGCGCAGCGACGGGGGCGGACAGCTCCGTGACCAGTCCTGGCACACGCGACAGGCCGATGGATGCCACGACGCCGGCCTCCGCTTCGTCGACTCGATCGCGTTGGATGCCACCGTCGGCACCGACGACGAGATCTTCGCGCGCTTCGAGGCGTCGCTGGACCACGTTCTCGCGATGGACCCCGACCTCGCCCTCGGCGCCTCGATCATGGGCCAGGTGCAGTGGTCGACGCGGCCCGACGCCGCCGAGATCGAGGTCGCGGTCATGGACCGCTTCGGCGTCACCAACCAGGCGCACTTCCTCGAGACCTACGAGGCGATCGAGCACCAGCAGACCAAGTTCCAGCTCTACAAGAACGCCGGTGCTCTTCGCCCGGGCATGATGTTCGGCCACTTCATCCAGACCACGCCCGAGATCATCCAGGATGCCGCGGCCGGCGGCGCGAGCATGTCGTGGCAGCCGGCATCCAATGGGCGTCTGGCGTCGGGCATCGCGCACGTGCCCGAGATGCTCGATCTCGGCATGAAGGTCGGCATGGGTCTCGACGACCAGGCCTGCACCGACGTCGCCGACCCCTGGCAGAACATGCGCATGGGGATGTTCATGCAGCGCGCCCGCACCCACGACCCGCTGTCGATGATGCCCGAGCGCGTGCTGCGCCTGCACACCCTCGGGGGAGCCGAGATCATGGGCGTCGACGACCGCGTCGGCAGCCTCGAGGTGGGCAAGTTCGCCGACTTCGTCGTGGTCGACCCGCGCACCCCCGACATCGGACCGCTCTGGAACCCCGTGCGCAGCTACGTGCTCGCCTGCGGGCTGCGCAACCTGCAGCAGGTCTACGTCGGCGGAAAGCTCGTCAACGACCGCGGCGTCTCGACCAACCCGCTCGCCGCCGAGGCATCCCGCGTGCTGCACGAGGAGCTGCCCGCGCTGGCCGACGAGTACGGCGTCATCCTCTGA
- a CDS encoding alpha/beta hydrolase yields the protein MPGDPVTDTVHPAITDPDVRAHLARLAASAGTIPSGATDADGDDAARIAELRANPSWVRLPDDDVVESIDTDADGLALRLYRPRTGHRGTLVFAHGGGWVAGNLDNNDALCRALAAATGTQVLSVDYRLAPEHPFPAGLDDLDRALRFAAEGADGLVDPDLLGVAGHSAGGNLAAALALRSREGRAPGIRCQVLLCPVLDAPDPDRPSYRAHTENLPLTSRGMQWYWGLYVQDAPAPAPAPAPTPQPGPAAVVPGVVAAKTSPEVPVEAAPLRAPDLTGSAPAVIVAAGVDPLSDEAEEYAGGLSASGVPVEFLRREGVPHLFLVFPSTPARDEVLAAIAPAVHRAFA from the coding sequence ATGCCTGGAGACCCCGTGACCGACACCGTGCACCCGGCCATCACCGACCCCGACGTGCGCGCACACCTGGCCCGCCTCGCCGCGAGCGCGGGCACGATCCCCTCGGGAGCGACCGATGCCGACGGCGACGACGCCGCGCGCATCGCCGAGTTGCGCGCCAACCCGTCGTGGGTGCGCCTGCCCGACGACGACGTCGTAGAGTCGATCGACACGGATGCCGACGGCCTCGCGCTCCGCCTCTACCGACCCCGCACCGGCCACCGGGGCACCCTCGTCTTCGCTCACGGCGGCGGCTGGGTCGCCGGCAACCTCGACAACAACGACGCCCTCTGCCGCGCACTCGCCGCGGCGACGGGCACCCAGGTGCTGAGCGTGGACTACCGACTGGCGCCCGAGCACCCTTTCCCGGCCGGTCTCGACGACCTCGACCGCGCCCTGCGCTTCGCCGCCGAAGGAGCGGACGGTCTGGTCGACCCCGACCTTCTCGGCGTCGCCGGGCACAGCGCCGGGGGCAACCTCGCCGCGGCTCTGGCGCTGCGTTCGCGTGAGGGCCGGGCTCCCGGCATCCGGTGCCAGGTGCTGCTGTGCCCCGTGCTCGACGCGCCCGATCCCGACCGCCCGAGCTATCGCGCGCACACCGAGAACCTGCCGCTGACCTCGCGCGGCATGCAGTGGTACTGGGGACTGTACGTGCAGGATGCCCCGGCCCCGGCCCCGGCCCCGGCCCCGACGCCGCAGCCCGGCCCGGCGGCAGTGGTGCCCGGGGTCGTCGCCGCGAAGACCTCACCCGAGGTGCCCGTCGAGGCCGCGCCGCTGCGCGCCCCCGACCTCACCGGCTCGGCGCCGGCGGTGATCGTCGCGGCGGGCGTCGACCCGCTGTCCGACGAGGCGGAGGAGTACGCGGGTGGGCTCTCGGCATCCGGAGTCCCCGTGGAGTTCCTCCGCCGCGAGGGAGTGCCGCACCTCTTCCTGGTGTTCCCGTCGACGCCCGCGCGCGACGAGGTGCTCGCCGCCATCGCCCCCGCCGTGCACCGCGCCTTCGCCTGA
- a CDS encoding pyridoxamine 5'-phosphate oxidase family protein: MTVPEERAASILAAQRYVVIGTADADGPWTAAAQYRLLARGMYVESGRASRHARAISASGVASGVVYDSSAAITDADGVQLSFRASEVDADASAISAVLAERLPRDAGTDEDAAAVLAVPDKRLYVLEVERVFVFDRDAWRTRGTDARLEVDAAAVWARLT; encoded by the coding sequence ATGACCGTGCCCGAAGAGCGCGCCGCCTCGATCCTCGCCGCGCAGCGCTACGTCGTGATCGGCACGGCCGATGCCGACGGGCCGTGGACCGCCGCCGCGCAGTACCGTCTGCTCGCGCGCGGCATGTACGTGGAATCCGGCCGCGCCTCGCGGCACGCCCGCGCGATCTCGGCGTCGGGGGTGGCATCCGGGGTCGTGTACGACTCGTCGGCCGCGATCACCGACGCCGACGGTGTGCAACTGTCGTTCCGAGCGAGCGAGGTGGATGCCGACGCCTCGGCGATCAGCGCCGTGCTGGCCGAGCGGTTGCCGAGGGATGCCGGAACCGACGAGGACGCCGCCGCGGTGCTGGCGGTACCCGACAAGCGCCTGTACGTGCTCGAGGTGGAGCGCGTGTTCGTCTTCGACCGCGATGCGTGGCGCACGCGCGGAACCGACGCGCGGCTGGAGGTCGACGCGGCGGCGGTCTGGGCACGGCTCACGTGA
- a CDS encoding SDR family NAD(P)-dependent oxidoreductase, protein MPYRVIVTGGSGGIGAAIVARFAVDGAAVVVLDRRAPAEGAASGFFAVDLRDPLDTRRAVGEAVAALGGVDVLVNCAGVFQHASLLDITVDDWDRVLDINARATLVTMQAVAPTMLEARSGAIVNIASMAAKQGGGGEGHYAASKAAVVALTRAGAQEWGCHGVTVNAVCPGYVLTDMGADTRSEADVAAWSAKSPLGRLGIPEDVAGVTHFLASPSGSYLTGQAINVTGGMVMH, encoded by the coding sequence ATGCCCTACCGCGTCATCGTCACCGGCGGCTCCGGCGGCATCGGTGCCGCCATCGTCGCCCGGTTCGCCGTCGACGGCGCCGCGGTCGTCGTGCTCGATCGGCGCGCCCCGGCCGAGGGCGCGGCATCCGGCTTCTTCGCCGTCGATCTGCGCGATCCGCTCGACACCCGGCGTGCGGTGGGGGAAGCGGTCGCAGCCCTCGGCGGCGTCGACGTGCTGGTCAACTGCGCGGGAGTCTTCCAGCACGCGTCGCTGCTCGACATCACCGTCGACGACTGGGATCGCGTGCTCGACATCAACGCCCGCGCGACCCTCGTGACCATGCAGGCGGTCGCGCCGACGATGCTCGAGGCACGCAGCGGCGCGATCGTGAACATCGCCAGCATGGCGGCCAAGCAGGGCGGTGGCGGCGAGGGGCACTACGCGGCGTCGAAGGCCGCGGTCGTGGCCCTCACCCGTGCCGGAGCGCAGGAATGGGGATGCCACGGCGTCACCGTCAACGCCGTGTGCCCGGGATACGTGCTCACCGACATGGGCGCCGACACCCGCTCCGAGGCCGACGTCGCCGCGTGGAGCGCGAAGTCTCCGTTGGGACGACTCGGCATTCCGGAGGACGTCGCGGGAGTGACGCACTTCCTCGCGTCGCCGTCCGGCAGCTACCTGACGGGACAGGCCATCAACGTCACCGGCGGAATGGTCATGCACTGA
- the guaD gene encoding guanine deaminase, translating to MCHYVVSRPIKTRRRYRCRGADVEQPSLKGAIIVSSGIRGTFFDFIDDPWKHVGREEESARFLRDGLLVVDDGLIVAFGPFDDISSQYPGLDITEISGRIITPGFIDGHVHVPQTRALGAFGQQLLPWLLDTVFPEEARYSDREYARAGSDRFLDNMLAGGTTTVQAFTTTSTVAVEEFFEAAARRDMLVISGVTGIDQFAPEDSTSTPEEFYDDSKAMIAKYHGVGRNRYAITPRFALGASKDLLKACQRLKQEHPDLWVNTHISENPLEISNLLLAHPDCTDYLGVYEKYDLVGPKFSGGHAVWLSDNEFGRLSDSGGAVVFCPCSNLFLGSGIFRLAKATDPDKRVKMSFGTDMGGGNRFSMIQVLDEAYKVGMLGNTLLDGTTNRITQDLAAAERSKLSPYRAFWSVTLGGAEGLYIDDQVGNFEVGKSADFVALDWNAGPSAMPWHQSLFFGDEGPTTMEQAAHALFAVMMVGDDRNVDETWVSGIRRYKKS from the coding sequence TTGTGCCACTATGTCGTCAGTCGTCCGATAAAGACCCGCCGACGGTATAGATGCCGAGGCGCGGACGTTGAACAGCCCTCTCTGAAAGGCGCGATCATCGTCAGTTCTGGAATCCGCGGCACGTTTTTCGATTTCATCGACGACCCGTGGAAGCACGTGGGCAGAGAAGAGGAATCGGCGCGATTCCTCCGTGACGGCCTGCTCGTGGTCGACGACGGCCTGATCGTCGCCTTCGGACCTTTCGACGACATCTCGTCCCAGTACCCCGGTCTCGACATCACCGAGATCAGCGGGCGCATCATCACGCCCGGTTTCATCGACGGCCACGTGCACGTTCCGCAGACGCGGGCGCTCGGTGCCTTCGGGCAGCAGCTCCTGCCGTGGCTGCTCGACACCGTCTTCCCCGAGGAGGCGCGCTACAGCGACCGCGAGTACGCGCGCGCCGGATCGGATCGCTTCCTCGACAACATGCTCGCGGGCGGGACGACGACGGTGCAGGCCTTCACGACGACCTCCACCGTCGCGGTCGAGGAGTTCTTCGAGGCCGCCGCCCGGCGCGACATGCTGGTGATCAGCGGCGTCACCGGTATCGATCAGTTCGCACCGGAGGACTCGACGAGCACGCCCGAGGAGTTCTACGACGACAGCAAGGCGATGATCGCCAAGTACCACGGCGTGGGCCGTAACCGCTATGCGATCACCCCGCGGTTCGCCCTCGGCGCGAGCAAGGACCTGCTGAAGGCATGCCAGCGGCTGAAGCAGGAGCACCCCGACCTCTGGGTGAACACCCACATCTCGGAGAACCCCTTGGAGATCTCCAACCTTCTTCTGGCGCACCCGGACTGCACGGACTATCTCGGCGTCTATGAGAAATACGATCTGGTCGGCCCGAAATTCTCGGGAGGGCACGCGGTCTGGCTTTCCGATAACGAATTCGGGCGTCTTTCCGACAGCGGCGGCGCGGTGGTTTTCTGCCCGTGCTCGAACCTTTTCCTCGGCAGCGGTATCTTCCGCCTGGCGAAAGCGACCGATCCCGACAAGCGCGTCAAGATGTCGTTCGGCACCGACATGGGTGGCGGAAACCGGTTCAGCATGATCCAGGTGCTCGACGAGGCCTACAAGGTCGGGATGCTGGGCAACACGTTGCTCGACGGCACGACGAACCGCATCACCCAGGATCTGGCCGCGGCCGAGCGCAGCAAGCTCTCGCCCTACCGCGCGTTCTGGTCGGTCACCCTCGGCGGCGCCGAGGGTCTGTACATCGACGACCAGGTCGGCAACTTCGAAGTCGGGAAGTCCGCGGACTTCGTGGCGCTCGACTGGAACGCCGGTCCGTCCGCGATGCCGTGGCACCAGTCTCTGTTCTTCGGCGACGAGGGCCCGACCACGATGGAACAGGCCGCGCACGCACTGTTCGCGGTGATGATGGTCGGCGACGACCGCAACGTCGACGAGACCTGGGTCTCCGGCATCCGCCGCTACAAGAAGAGCTAG